In the Sinomonas cyclohexanicum genome, TCGGGAACCCCCCGGCCGCGAGCACGACGCCGCGCGCAGCGTTGATCTCGTACTCGCCCTGGGGGCCCCGCACCACAGCACCCGTGATCCGGCCGCCCTCGGAGAGCAGCCGGACCGCGGGCGTCGAGACGCGCACGTCCGCACCCAGATCCTCGGCGCTCTGCAGGAGCCGCCCCACGAGCGCGGTGCCGTTCACGAGCTGCATGCCCTTGCGGTGCACGGCCATGTCGAGCACGTGCCGGCCCACGCGCCACGCCGAGTACGCGATGCCCTGGAGGCTGCCCTGGGACGCCGAGAGGAACTTTGTCAGGTCGGGCCCGGCCATGATGCCCATGCCGAGGAACGACGTCTCGTACAGCTGCCCCCGGAGGAGCTTCTGGACGCGCTTGGACAGGCGCCGGGCATTGATGGGCGCGGGCCCGACGGACCGATGGCCCGTGCCCGCCTCGGGAGTCTTGCCGTAGATGTCCCTGATCTTCGCGCCGGGAGTGAACTGCAGGCTCGTCTTCTCCTCGAAGAAGCCGACCATGTGCGGGACGGCCTCGAGGAACGCGTCGATCCGTGCGGCGTCGTACCTCTCGCCGAGACGGTGGCGCAGGTAGGTGCGGAACCGTTCAGGGTCCTCGTCGACGCCGTCGGCCTTGGCCAGCGGGTTGCCGGGGGTCCAGGCCCAACCGCCGGACCACGCGGTCGCGCCGCCGCACACCTCGGCCTTTTCGACCACCACGACGCGGAGCCCGTGGTACGCCGCCGTCACGGCCGCGGCGAGGCCGCCGGCGCCGGAGCCGATGACGAGGACATCGGTGTCGACGGTGGGACGGGCGGGCGGGGCGGGCGGGACGGGGGCGGTCATGCGAGGGCTCCGTTCGAGGCAGCGGGCAGGATGGGGCTGAGGGTCTGGGCTTGGGTGAGGACGGCGTCGGCGGCCTGCCTGAGATGGCGGGCCCAGCCGAGCTCGCCGAGGCGCACGACGTCGGCGGGGGACGGCGCTTCGACGCTCACCGGGGTGCTGCTCGGCAGCGCGGCGACGATCTCGGCGAGGTCCAGGCCGCCCTCGCCGGGGGCGAGGCGGGCGGCGCGCGACTCATGGACGAGGCCTTCGCGGTCGGCGGGGCGCCCGGCGGGGGCGTCGCAGAGCTGGAGCATGGGGACGAGGTCCGCGATGCCGGCGAGCTCGGGCAGGCTCCCGCCGAAGCGGCGGAAGTGCAGGGTGTCCACCACGACCCAGGCGCCCGCGGCCCGCGCCGCCCGGGCCGCGGACCCGAGCGAGTTGATGTGCTGGTACGAGATGGGCTCGAGCGTGGGCGTGATGCCGAAGGCCCGGCCGTCCTCGGTCATCTGGGCCAGGCTGTCGGCGAAGCGGGCTGGCTCGGGGTCGGCGCCGGCCACGGTCATGGTCCGCGCGCCGAGGGCCTGGCCGGCCTCGAACATGCGCAGCCACGCGTCGCGCTGGTCGCCTCCGTCCATCAGGAGGAACTCGATGTCCACGATCCGGACGCCGGTCGAGCGGACGTTCGCGAGCGTCTCAGCGAGCATCGGCGAGCCCGGCTGGAGGTCGTAGGGCCGCTCGGCCGAAGTCACGTGGCGGACCCGGGCGCCGATGAAGTCGAAGCCCGCCTCGGCCGCGATGAGCACAAGCTCCGGCGGCGCCGTCTCGAGCAGCGAGAGCTGGGCGAGGCCCACCTCGCGGCGCCGTCCGGGAGCTGGAACGTGCGGGGCGGTCATGCGAGGGCTCCTTCGAGGGCGCGGGACTGGGCGGCGGGCGCGTCGGCCGAGGCGGTGGGGGCGATGCCCGCGGCAAGGACGTGGGCGAGGCGCTGCGCAGCGTCGTACCCGCTCTTGATCGCATTCGACGCCGTGGGCGGCAGCTGGTCCACGACCGTCCCAGCGAGCACCACCGGCACCCCGGCGCCGAGGCCGAGCGCGGCCTCGCGGCCCTCGCGGTCCACTGCGGCGCCGAGCGGGACCACGCCGCGCGAGACCAGGACCGGCCCGGGGGCCTCGAGCCACCGCTCGCCGTCCGGCCCGACCACGCGGACGCGGCCGGCAGGCGTGCCGGGGGCCTCGGCCTCGACGATGCGAGAGTCGAGCACGATCCGCACGTCCGGATTCGCCTCGAGCCGCGGGACGGCGAGGATCTTGGCGCGGCGGCCCGACTCGGGGGCGATCACCTGCTCCGGCCCGACAAGGAGGACCCTCGTGCCGCGCGTCGCGAGGGTGTCCGCCGCGGACATCGCGACGGAGTCCGCACCCCAGATCGTCACAGCCTCCGGGGCCGTCTCGGTGCCGGCGAGGAGGCCGGAGTGACCGGTGAGCCAGTCCCGGATGTCGAGCACGGCGTCGAGCACGCCGTCGTGCGCGGCGTTGTCAGCACCGTCCCCGGTGACCCGGAAGCCGTGACCCGGCCGGGCCCCGCCGGTGGCGACGACGATCCCGTCCGCCCCGAGCTCCCGCGCCAGCGCCGCGAGGTCCGCAGGATCGAAGCGGGCGCCGAGGCGCACGTCGACGCCAAGCCGTACCAGCTCGGCGCGGTTCCAGTCGAGGTACCGGTGGAAGTCCGGGGTGGGGCGCATGCGGGCGGCCAGCGCGAATTGGCCGCCGATCAGCTCCCCCGCGTCCAGCAGCGTCACGCGCGCGCCGGCCTCGGCGAGCTCGCGCGCCGCGGTCAGGCCGGACGGGCCGGCCCCGAGGACTGCGACGTGGGGCGCAGCGACGTGGCGCACGACGGCGCGTGCCCCCTCCGCTTCGACGCGCACAGCCTCGCCGCGCACCCTCGGTGTCGGCACGGGCACC is a window encoding:
- a CDS encoding sugar phosphate isomerase/epimerase family protein, producing the protein MTAPHVPAPGRRREVGLAQLSLLETAPPELVLIAAEAGFDFIGARVRHVTSAERPYDLQPGSPMLAETLANVRSTGVRIVDIEFLLMDGGDQRDAWLRMFEAGQALGARTMTVAGADPEPARFADSLAQMTEDGRAFGITPTLEPISYQHINSLGSAARAARAAGAWVVVDTLHFRRFGGSLPELAGIADLVPMLQLCDAPAGRPADREGLVHESRAARLAPGEGGLDLAEIVAALPSSTPVSVEAPSPADVVRLGELGWARHLRQAADAVLTQAQTLSPILPAASNGALA